The Solanum pennellii chromosome 7, SPENNV200 DNA segment atcaattaccTTGTAACCTAGTTTAATGAATTGCGAGCCACCACATAACATTATcctaaaacttatatatataggAGCCCATTGGCTTCTTCTATGTGTATCTAAAGCTACTGAATAAATATAGTAAATCGATCGGAAGATGGTCAAGAACACTTAGCCATTTACTTGTTTCCCAAATTATAACTTCACCATCCGATTAGTAACTATTGACTTTGATATCAGTTGTCAGTCAAGGCCTCAAGTTAATCTAGTACTATAATACTGATGTTATTATAACGTGATATTATTTACTTTGAATCAAGACCAGCAACTAATTCAGTACGAGAGATAGTGTAGCTAACTAGCTAATTAATCATTTAAGGAATTTCAAATGGTAAAGTTATTAgtatagaatttgaagaagcAAGCTCattcctaatttaattttataataatgaaTAGATGTACAGATTAAATAAAATCTTATCTTTATTTGGCTTTTTGTAAAAGTGAAGAGATGAGTTAAGTGGACTACAACGTAAGCAAAAGTGGTTTGGTGAGTCATTAATATTTATCTTTGGACGTTGCATGATCGATCATCTTATAATCCTAAAAACAGAAAACACGTAAAGGAAATGGCACTGTTAATTTCACTGCGGATCAACTTTTACAACCAAAATAAAGTGAAGGAAAATTAATTACACACCTTAGCTTAATTAATTTGACCAAATGGACTCCAGCAGTGAAAAGTGAGAATATAGTTATAAACGTATTCAATAGTATTTACAGACTCCCGTCAAACATTTTTATATTCAAAGATATAAATAgtgtattatttttgttgatatttttaattactataaaaaaagatgtatataaaatcattatcaaatacattaataatataataaaatcttATTATAGAGAGATAGGAGAATaatataacacataatatattaaaaataattggaaAAGAGTGAATTGAGTAATTTCAATATTCATTACTATATAATAAATCCATGGACTTTAATGCATAACCATTTCGTAAGCCAAAAAAAGGTATAGAACATCATTCACTTTTTGCACCTCAAATTAAATActtataattattcaataatGCTTTTTATCCTAATTTGTTTATACTTTAACCTCTCTTCAATAAAGTAGGTCATACTTTGGCTAATTCCAAGATAATATACTCTCTGACAACTCATTTTTTCTTACGGCGTATGCGTGTATGTggcatgaaaaaaatattactacttaatttatttgatttggaGGATGAATCTTAcgacattttaattattttttgagatgtaagcaatttataataataaaaatatttgatcctCTATTTATTTCCTTGATCCTCGAAATGTGAATAAAGGGAAAATATAATCACCATTATTGTCCTACTTTTATGTGTTTTGTCCATAACTATTAATTGGGAAAGccattttctttcattaattTCACTATTTTACTATATAGAGTCAAGGCTTGTATACAAATTTCAGCAAAAGTGGGTccaattttgaatattatgaaCCCTTTTTAAAGAACAATCCGAGTCACCCTTATTcagtaatattaatattttatttgatataattgtttttaatttaagaaaaaataaaagtaaagacAATCTTTCAACATGGTGGGGTTAGAAGGATATAAAAAgcaaaataaattgttttttaccaaaattaaaaaacgTTGTTAATTTAGGATTTATTGAAGGGCATATTTGCGTGGGACGTAAAAAGCAACGTAACTGACGCAAAAAGAAAGGGCGGTTCATGGATATTCACGTCACGTccaattgtctttttttttaaatgtgaatattaaattattaaagtgGGGGCCCCACCTTTCCGTGTACGACTTGACTGTACGGCAACTAAGAAAAAATCACGCCACTTGTTTCTTTAattaatacaattatttaaaGAATCCGATGAACAAAATATTCGTTTACTATTTAAAAATGGGTCCCATTCCAACTTTTGAGTACTCAATAATCttataattagtcatttaattgaGAATATAATAGGTAAGAAGAGTtgtatatttttactttttataatgtcatttataatatctttttagTTGATCACAATATATAttactcctatataagtatagtttttagttatttattccccttattttgaaagaaaaagactATTTATATATTGAACAATCAACAGTACTTTTTACTACATCAATTTATGTGGAAAGAAAAATTTCCAGAACCAACTTATCTTAAACTCACAAAGCAAgttaaaatttcagaaattGGTAATAGTCGTCCTATCAttctaaaggaaaaaaaataaaaaaagcagTGGCGTGACATTCATGTGAAATGAAACTATCAAGGTAGTTTTTAAAGAAATAGGTTGTGCATAGAGATGGTGGAATAACAAATGAATTAATTTGTATTGATCAGTACTTGTCTTATTCActaatataatttcatttattgGCGTGCTGACATGTTAGTTTCTCCAATTAACAACTACCAAAAACGAACTTTTCTATATTTGATTGGTTCTGCATTTGCTTTATATATGGACCAtagtataataattaaatttttattcgcaaaaaattgaatagtttaggtaattaattataCGTAGTAGTTGGATGTATGTATGTCTTTTAATTTCCAGATAATAAATTACATAGtctgttatatatatatatatatccagcTTGTCTAGAAGATCTTTTATCCcaaaagatgaaaatatttggTTATGGCTGTCTGGCAGTTCAATGTATATATCTTCTGAATTGTGATAGGGTTAAAGAATGGCAGTTGATCATCTGAGGTTTTTTGGGTTGGCCACGTGCTGCCACTCTGCTGCAAGGCATGGATATATTACTACGCTAACATTATTTGTTCGCAATTTGTAAGACAAATATTTATGTGATCGATGTTAGTAAGagataattaaaacatatacgtgaaattgatgatttatttaaaaaaaaaatactccatAAATAATCAAATGCAAATAGTTATCATACTAAAGAGAGTGTAGAACGTACGTGGTAGAGTAGTGGGACATGAATCAATACATAATTGGTATAGTTGATTTGattgtcatatatatatctCTATAGTAGGGGGTTTGGATTTTGGTGTCTCAGTTGACTTGTTCTTTTGTGATGTGAGGAATGGGGGGATTGTCCGCAGACAAGATTCATTAAACTTTCTCTTCTTTACCGGAACTcataaattactaaaaattagtttttgtttctttatcCTGTCGTAAATTAAAAGATTCGatgatttttgttataaaaatacTTGTTTCCAACAAATTAATAACAAGATACACACTCCAAAAAGTGCTAGTACCATTTAGTCAATTTTAGAAAGAAGAATTGGATAGAATAATATTGTATGATCATGCTTTTTGTTGGTGTTAGAATTATATTGAATGAGGAAAATATGTATCACGGAAACTTTGCTTGGAAAAGGATACCAAGCAGGGTAGGGTTGCCTTAACAAACACAACTTTTCCATGAGACATCACAATTCCAACGTTTCCACTACTTATTTTCGGCTCctccttttctttaattttgtttccATTTCACGCAACCCCACTTGTTCTTTTTCTCCCCCTAAAATATAACCTTAATCATATCAATACTCACTTtcaaattcatatctcattatCCTGCATTAgccttatttttctttatatgctATTTAGTAATCCACGTCTCTCGAGCTATATGCTTTAAATGAacaagtatttaatattttactcTATATCTTAATAATTACTTGTAAATTTGTTTGaggattaatttttatttgacaaTGATATAGTTTCATGAATTTGGCATGCACCTTAGTttataggtattccatatgccGAAGTTTCACTGGCACTGTTGTCTACAACAATATTTACTTGCTTCTCTAGTACTCATTCCAATTAATCTAACAttctttgtttaattaattaatgattaagCAAATTGGTGCGAATTACCGTCAAACCAATCCCTAGGTATGCGTGTACTCTATCAATCACAAATTTGtctaaatacacataattagTGAATGCTCCCTACAATTAAGACAATTTTCCCTAAATTACTTTCCCCCAAGCTTTGTCTTGTTTATGGTATTGGTAGGTGTCGTTAGTTATACGGTCCATTTGTACCTAGTAACCAATATTCTTTTGAGTAACTAGGAAAAAGTCTCCTAGGCAGAAAATTTGatacttttatattctttttttaattttaatattttttaattaaaaataaaaaaaaagattaatttatttaaaattttctaaccAAAATATGCGTATGTGTTTATGCTCAATTGTTTATTAGAATAAGTGTGGGAATACGCTGTTCACTTCACTGTCTAACCATAGAAATAATTCCACTTATCTTAATTATTAATGGAAGaatatattaagtaaaaaataaaaatgtcaaaattaaaaagaaaatctatttcggttttacatatataataataatgtaaataaGTTTTGGATGGATGTGGTCAAATGtttgcttaattaattaataaatggaGTGAAATTAAGGTGAAAAAGAATTAGAAATGTGCACTAACAATAATTGTACCTGCCAAGTACGTCTATCTGTACCTCCCAACTATCCCTTGTTTGTTTAAAGGGAAGTCGCATCTATATAAAGCACCAACCTCCACACTCTTTTACCCTCAAAACACAGTTGTCTCATTAGTTCCAGGCTCCAACAAAAACATGAAGAAACTTATTCGACGTTTATCGCGTGTAGCTGATTCCTCCTCTAACTACTCCTTGCTCCGTTCTGAATCCTCTCGTCCCCGTCGCCTCCAATCCTTTCGTACCGGAAAGCTCAGATCCGGCACCGGAGTTCCTGAAGGACACCTCCCTGTTTACGTCGGTGATGAGATGGAGAGATTTATTGTAAGTGCTGACCTTTTAAACCATCCAATTTTCGTTGAGCTCTTGAACAGATCTGCTCAAGAGTATGGTTACGAACAGAGAGGTGTCCTTCGCATTCCCTGTCATGTTCTCATCTTTGAACGAGTACTTGAGGCTCTTCGGATCGGCGATGACCTTCAGGATCTTCTCACTGCTCTCTCCGATGACTTGCTTTAGCACAAATTTTTTCTCTGAATttgctctgtttttttttccttagcGCGGTTAGGTAGAGCAGATCACTTTCTGTAAATATATATTCTGTCATGGAAAAGGTGGAGGAGGATTTCAGCTAG contains these protein-coding regions:
- the LOC107025440 gene encoding auxin-responsive protein SAUR71, with amino-acid sequence MKKLIRRLSRVADSSSNYSLLRSESSRPRRLQSFRTGKLRSGTGVPEGHLPVYVGDEMERFIVSADLLNHPIFVELLNRSAQEYGYEQRGVLRIPCHVLIFERVLEALRIGDDLQDLLTALSDDLL